The DNA window TCGAGGCCGGCTGTTCCTCCAAGGACACCGACTATCTGCACGTGACCAACTGGAAAAAGGCCGAGGAACTGGTCAAGGCCGGCAAGGTTAAGCAGGAGAAGGGCTATTACTTCATTCCGATGGAGCAGGCCATCGCCGAAGGCCTCCTCTATCTGATCCCAGAGCCGAAGAGCCCGCATGGCGTGGACGTGACTCCGGATGGCAAGTACCTGATCGTCTCCGGCAAGCTGGACAGCCATGTCTCGGTTTATAGCTTCGAAAAGATCCAGAAGGCCATCGCCGAGGGTAAGTTCGAGGGTAAGGACCCCTATGGCGTGCCCATCATCGCCATGCAGGACGTGCTGCACACCCAGGTCAACCTGGGTCTGGGCCCCCTGCACACCCAGTTCGACAGCAAACCCTGCATCGCCTACACCTCGCTCTATGTCGATTCCCAGGTCGCCAAGTACGACTACTGCGAGGGCAAGGTGCTGGACAAGCTCTCCATCCACTACAACATCGGCCACCTCATGACCATGGAGGGCGATACGGTGAAGCCGGATGGCAAGTATCTGGTGGCGCTCAACAAGCTCTCCATCGACCGCCACCAGCCGGTGGGCCCCCTGCACCCCCAGAACCACCAGCTCATCGACATTGGCAACGACAAGATGCAGCTCCTCTATGACATGCCCCTGCCCCTAGGCGAGCCGCACTACGCCGTGGCCATCGCCGCCGACAAGCTGAAGCCGGAGGTGCGCTACAAGTCCGGCACCGACAGCCGGACCGATCAGAAGCATCCGAATGCCACCCGCGCCGGCCGCGAGACCACCGAGCGTAGCTGCGATGCCGCGGGCCAGTGCACCACCCTGGTCAAGGGTACCTTGATCCGCTCCCACATCACCCCGGAGATCATCGAGGCGGTAGAGGGTGATACGGTGAAAATCGCCCTGACCAACCTGGAGCGCGCCCAGGACCAGGTCCACGGCTTCGCCATGTACGGGCAAAATGTCCAGCTCTCCATCGAGCCCGGCAAGACATCAACCACGACCTTCGTGGCCGATAAGCCGGGTGTTTATCCCTATTACTGCACCGAGTTCTGCTCGGCGCTGCACCTGGAAATGCAGGGCTATCTGCTGGTCAAGCCCAAGGGCTATCAGGAGACCGCCGCAAAGATGGTCGAAGGTACGGCCTATACCCAGGCGGACTATAACACCCAGGTCAAGACCAACAACGAGACCCAGGCCGTCATCGATCAGGTGGTCGCTTACATCACCGGCCGCAACTTCAAGGACTTCCCCACCGTGGTCGCCCTGGTCGAGGATGCCACCGACCAGCTTGGCTTCTCTCAGGATGCCAGGAAAAAATCCGAGGAGGCCGCCGCCAAGGCCGATTGGCAGAATGCCATGCTGTGGGCCAATCAGTGGTGGCAGTATCAGGTGAAGGCGGCGGACCTCGGCCTACGCGCCAAGGCCCTCCTCGACGAGGGTGGAGCCAAGCCCACCAAGCCCTGATAGCCAAGCCCGCCCGGGCGCGCGGTGGCCTTGAGGCGAACGCGCGCCCTCTCATCGGTTAGTTAGTGCAGTTACGAGGCCATCCATCATGCGTACCCTTCAGGCCCTTTCCGCCGCCCTCGGCATCACCCTTGGGTTCGGCGTCATAACCAGTGTCCAGGCCCTCGACGGGCCGGAGCTCTATGCCAAGAAGACCTGCGTCGCTTGCCACGGCAAGGACGCCAATTCCCCGATCCTGCCCGTTTACCCCCGACTGGCTGGCCAGAATCCTGATTACGCCTACAATCAGATGAAGGATATCCAGAGTGGAGCCCGCAATAACGGCCAGACGGCAGCCATGAAGGCGGTGATGCACCTGGTCACGGATGAAGAGATGCGGACCATCGCCAACTGGTTGGGCACCCTGAGCAAATAGATACGAATATTTCGGTTTGTAACCGCTTGACCTCGGTCAAAGTGGCTCCCCGGCCTGGGAATTAGCCTGATCAACAAGGGCGCACCCCCCCCGCCGCGCTTACTTCGGGCACTCTGGCCCGCGGCACTGGATCAACATTTCGGAGATTTATCATGAGCAGTTTTACTATCCGGCTGGCCGTCGCCACCCTGGCGACCGCCATGGCGAGTTCGGCGCTGGCCTGGAACGAGGGCGGCGGCGAGCAGGACGAGGCCATGACCCTCAAGGGCAACGCGGAGAATGGGCGCGATGTCTATGAGGTCTGCGCCGCCTGCCACCTGCCGGAGGGTTGGGGCCTGGACGACGGGACCTTCCCACAACTCGCGGGCCAGCATCACAATGTCATCATCAAGCAGTTGGCGGACATTCGCGCCCAAAACCGCGACAACCCCACCATGTACCCCTTCGCCCTGCCCTCCCAGATCGGTGGTCCCCAGGCCCTGGCGGACGTGGTGGCCTACATGGCGGGACTTCCCATGACACCGGCTAATGGCGTGGGTCCGGGCGACGATCTGGAACTTGGCAAGAAGCTCTACGCAGAGAACTGCGTGCGTTGCCACGGCGAAAATGGCGAGGGTAACGACGAAAAGTACTATCCCCGCGTACATGGCCAGCATTACAACTACATCGTGCGCCAATTCAAGGAGATCAAGGGCGGCAAGCGACGCAACGCTAATCCGGAGATGGTCGAGCAGGTCAAGAACTTCAGTGATCGCGACGTCCTGGCCGTCAGCGACTACACCTCACGGATCAAACCACCGAAGGAACTCCTGGCGGAGTCCGCTGATTGGAAGAATCCCGACTTTCAGTAGTCCCGGTGCGGATCAGCGGCAGGGAGGCCGCTGGCTGTTCCTGGCAAGCCCGGTGCCTCCCGGTGCCACCGAACACCAGGACACTGGGTAAAATTCGGCCCGCCGGGGGACCCGGTGACCGATCCAGCCTTCATCCTAAATTAAGCGGTAACCTTGATGAACGC is part of the Chromatiaceae bacterium genome and encodes:
- a CDS encoding cytochrome c, translated to MRTLQALSAALGITLGFGVITSVQALDGPELYAKKTCVACHGKDANSPILPVYPRLAGQNPDYAYNQMKDIQSGARNNGQTAAMKAVMHLVTDEEMRTIANWLGTLSK
- the nosZ gene encoding Sec-dependent nitrous-oxide reductase, which codes for MNKFSRRGLSVAVGAVLTMSAASAAWSAETLQDTMQRRGLSEKDLLAAAKTYVPSGGRDEYVVFASGGQSGQVIVYGIPSMRLLKYIGVFTPEPWQGYGFDDESKAVLAQGRIRGKDMVYGDTHHPALSETEGDYDGRWLFINDKSNPRIAVIDLHDFETKQIVVNPFFKSAHGGAFATPNTEYVMEAVQYAAPLLEDGFVPLEEFNDKYRGGLTYWKFNREKGRIEPENSFTFELGPYSQDLSDAGKGPSYGWGFTNSFCSERYVGGIERGRPPFEAGCSSKDTDYLHVTNWKKAEELVKAGKVKQEKGYYFIPMEQAIAEGLLYLIPEPKSPHGVDVTPDGKYLIVSGKLDSHVSVYSFEKIQKAIAEGKFEGKDPYGVPIIAMQDVLHTQVNLGLGPLHTQFDSKPCIAYTSLYVDSQVAKYDYCEGKVLDKLSIHYNIGHLMTMEGDTVKPDGKYLVALNKLSIDRHQPVGPLHPQNHQLIDIGNDKMQLLYDMPLPLGEPHYAVAIAADKLKPEVRYKSGTDSRTDQKHPNATRAGRETTERSCDAAGQCTTLVKGTLIRSHITPEIIEAVEGDTVKIALTNLERAQDQVHGFAMYGQNVQLSIEPGKTSTTTFVADKPGVYPYYCTEFCSALHLEMQGYLLVKPKGYQETAAKMVEGTAYTQADYNTQVKTNNETQAVIDQVVAYITGRNFKDFPTVVALVEDATDQLGFSQDARKKSEEAAAKADWQNAMLWANQWWQYQVKAADLGLRAKALLDEGGAKPTKP
- a CDS encoding c-type cytochrome, producing MSSFTIRLAVATLATAMASSALAWNEGGGEQDEAMTLKGNAENGRDVYEVCAACHLPEGWGLDDGTFPQLAGQHHNVIIKQLADIRAQNRDNPTMYPFALPSQIGGPQALADVVAYMAGLPMTPANGVGPGDDLELGKKLYAENCVRCHGENGEGNDEKYYPRVHGQHYNYIVRQFKEIKGGKRRNANPEMVEQVKNFSDRDVLAVSDYTSRIKPPKELLAESADWKNPDFQ